A region of Micromonospora sp. WMMD882 DNA encodes the following proteins:
- the arfB gene encoding alternative ribosome rescue aminoacyl-tRNA hydrolase ArfB → MDDGLRVTDRLFVPEAELRERFSRSSGPGGQGVNTADSRVELSFDLAASPSLPSHLRDRALERLAGRLVDGVLTVAASEHRAQLANREAARERMAALLREAVAAPPPPRRPTRPSRAAKQRRLDDKKRRSQVKRNRRADDD, encoded by the coding sequence ATGGACGACGGACTGCGGGTGACCGACCGGCTCTTCGTCCCCGAGGCGGAGCTGCGGGAACGGTTCTCCCGGTCCTCCGGGCCGGGTGGGCAGGGCGTCAACACCGCCGACTCGCGGGTCGAGCTGAGCTTCGACCTGGCCGCCTCGCCGAGCCTGCCGTCGCACCTGCGGGACCGGGCGCTGGAGCGGCTGGCCGGCCGGCTGGTCGACGGGGTGCTCACCGTCGCCGCCAGCGAGCACCGGGCGCAGCTCGCCAACCGGGAGGCGGCCCGGGAACGGATGGCCGCGCTGCTGCGCGAGGCGGTCGCCGCGCCGCCGCCGCCCCGCCGACCGACCCGGCCGTCCCGGGCGGCCAAGCAGCGCCGACTGGACGACAAGAAACGTCGGTCGCAGGTCAAACGCAACCGCCGGGCGGACGACGACTGA
- a CDS encoding trypsin-like peptidase domain-containing protein, with protein sequence MVVRTGLGEPRGPWFVSPGPVPDGGWPRGRPSGDGPQRPRGGWPGRTLAAAAAVVALSTASGAVAGGWVAGLDDPVGPPAASAAPVPAELVTAAERTVPGVVSVLVGAGRGRSATGSGFAVDDQQHIITNDHILARGTGGAVTVELPDGRRLPAEVVGREPRSDLAVLRVPPSAGLAPLPLARPGATRVGEPVLAVGSPLGLPGTVTAGIVSALDRQVRLGDNRHTAVQTDASINPGNSGGPLVNARGEVVGVNTAIATIDGNGSIGIGFAIPIEQVQQTADTIIGRGG encoded by the coding sequence ATGGTGGTGCGGACCGGACTCGGTGAGCCACGGGGACCGTGGTTCGTCTCACCTGGACCAGTGCCGGACGGCGGATGGCCGCGCGGCCGGCCGTCCGGGGACGGGCCGCAGCGCCCCCGGGGCGGGTGGCCCGGTCGGACGCTCGCCGCGGCGGCGGCGGTGGTGGCGCTCTCCACCGCCTCGGGCGCGGTGGCCGGCGGCTGGGTGGCCGGTCTGGACGATCCGGTGGGACCGCCGGCGGCCTCGGCCGCGCCGGTGCCGGCCGAGCTGGTCACCGCCGCCGAGCGCACCGTGCCGGGGGTGGTCTCGGTGCTGGTCGGCGCCGGTCGGGGTCGCAGCGCCACCGGTTCGGGTTTCGCCGTGGACGACCAGCAGCACATCATCACCAACGACCACATCCTGGCCCGTGGCACCGGCGGGGCGGTCACCGTGGAGCTGCCGGACGGCCGTCGGTTGCCGGCCGAGGTGGTGGGCCGGGAACCCCGCAGCGATCTGGCGGTGCTGCGGGTGCCGCCGTCGGCCGGGCTGGCCCCGCTGCCGCTGGCCAGACCGGGCGCCACCCGGGTCGGCGAGCCGGTGCTGGCGGTGGGCTCGCCGCTCGGCCTGCCCGGCACGGTGACCGCCGGCATCGTCAGCGCGCTGGACCGGCAGGTCCGGCTCGGCGACAACCGGCACACGGCGGTGCAGACCGACGCCTCGATCAACCCGGGCAACTCCGGCGGCCCGCTGGTCAACGCCCGGGGCGAGGTGGTCGGCGTGAACACCGCGATCGCCACCATCGACGGCAACGGATCGATCGGCATCGGCTTCGCCATCCCCATCGAGCAGGTCCAGCAGACCGCCGACACCATCATCGGCCGGGGTGGTTGA
- a CDS encoding VWA domain-containing protein, protein MTWQSPFRLWLLLGVLALVVAYALAQRRPSRHAVRFTNLRLLDRVAPRRPTWRRHLPAGLFLAMLALLVVGFARPTAEVRVPRERATVMVAVDVSTSMLATDVDPDRLTAAKQAARRFVDGLPEEFNVGLVAFAGSAAVLVPPGTDREALHDGIDRLAEGVTGVQGTAIGEAINTSLGAVRALDDQAATEPPPARVILLSDGANTSGRDPIEAAGDAVSAKVPVHTISFGTPAGFVDRGGRPIQVPVDGQTLRAVAEETGGGFHEATSSEELRAVYEDIGTSVGYRNVRQDVSARFIGLGLVFALGAAAGSLRWFSRLP, encoded by the coding sequence GTGACCTGGCAGTCCCCGTTCCGCCTCTGGCTGCTGCTCGGCGTGCTCGCCCTGGTCGTCGCGTACGCGCTGGCGCAGCGCCGGCCCAGCCGGCACGCCGTACGCTTCACGAACCTGCGGCTGCTCGACCGGGTCGCGCCGCGCCGGCCGACCTGGCGGCGGCACCTGCCGGCGGGGTTGTTCCTGGCCATGCTGGCGCTGCTGGTGGTCGGGTTCGCCCGACCCACCGCCGAGGTGCGGGTGCCGCGCGAGCGGGCCACCGTGATGGTGGCGGTGGACGTCTCCACCTCGATGCTCGCCACCGACGTCGACCCGGACCGGTTGACCGCCGCGAAGCAGGCCGCCCGCCGGTTCGTCGACGGCCTGCCCGAGGAGTTCAACGTCGGGCTGGTCGCCTTCGCCGGCAGCGCCGCCGTGCTGGTGCCGCCGGGCACCGACCGGGAGGCCCTGCACGACGGGATCGACCGGCTCGCCGAGGGGGTCACCGGGGTCCAGGGCACCGCGATCGGGGAGGCGATCAACACCTCGCTGGGCGCGGTCAGAGCCCTGGACGACCAGGCCGCCACGGAGCCCCCGCCGGCCCGCGTCATCCTGCTGTCCGACGGGGCGAACACCTCCGGCAGGGACCCGATCGAGGCGGCCGGTGACGCGGTGTCGGCGAAGGTGCCGGTGCACACCATCTCGTTCGGCACCCCGGCGGGGTTCGTGGACCGGGGCGGCCGGCCGATCCAGGTGCCGGTCGACGGCCAGACCCTGCGGGCGGTCGCCGAGGAGACCGGGGGTGGTTTCCACGAGGCCACCAGCAGCGAGGAGCTGCGTGCCGTCTACGAGGACATCGGCACCTCGGTCGGCTACCGGAACGTACGGCAGGACGTCTCGGCCCGGTTCATCGGTCTCGGACTGGTTTTCGCCCTGGGCGCGGCGGCCGGCTCGCTGCGCTGGTTCTCCCGCCTGCCCTGA
- a CDS encoding DUF58 domain-containing protein, with protein sequence MSGRRPAGTVRRPPADPAAAPGLADLAPERKLRRLELTVTRRLDGLLHGQHRGLLPGSGSEIAGSREYRPGEDEVRRMDWAVTARTAVAHVREVDADRELTTWLLVDASPSMEFGTGDLDKRELAVAAVAAVGFLTAGTGNRLGAQVLTATGLWRFPARSGRRHLLNLLRTLLAAPRAADPTRPAPPRAGPPAGDGPGPPPGGGSVPPPGPGRVPPAGVAEPVDLAGALAALRRLTARRGVVVVVSDFLDALPDNPRAEPPWARELRRLAVRHQVLAVEVTDPREWELPDVGLVTLVDPETGRRREVWTGDPALREAYARAAADQRDQVRRLLRRCGVAHLALRTDRDWTADIVRHVHAQRRSALAPSRGAPGGLAPSVGAPGDGRGGGA encoded by the coding sequence GTGAGCGGGCGCCGGCCGGCCGGGACCGTCCGTCGCCCACCCGCCGACCCGGCTGCCGCGCCCGGGCTGGCCGACCTGGCGCCCGAGCGGAAGCTGCGCCGGCTGGAGCTGACCGTGACCCGGCGACTGGACGGCCTGCTGCACGGCCAGCACCGGGGCCTGCTGCCGGGATCGGGCAGCGAGATCGCCGGCAGCCGGGAGTACCGGCCCGGCGAGGACGAGGTCCGCCGGATGGACTGGGCGGTCACCGCGCGCACCGCCGTCGCCCACGTACGCGAGGTCGACGCCGACCGGGAACTCACCACCTGGCTGCTGGTGGACGCCAGCCCGAGCATGGAGTTCGGCACCGGTGACCTGGACAAGCGGGAGCTGGCCGTCGCGGCGGTCGCGGCGGTCGGCTTCCTCACCGCCGGGACCGGCAACCGGCTCGGCGCGCAGGTACTCACCGCCACCGGCCTGTGGCGCTTCCCCGCCCGCAGCGGTCGCCGTCACCTGCTGAACCTGCTGCGTACGCTGCTCGCCGCCCCCCGCGCCGCCGACCCGACCCGCCCCGCGCCACCCCGCGCCGGCCCGCCGGCCGGTGACGGCCCTGGTCCGCCTCCCGGCGGCGGCTCCGTCCCGCCGCCGGGCCCCGGCCGCGTCCCGCCGGCCGGCGTCGCGGAGCCGGTGGACCTGGCCGGGGCGCTGGCCGCGCTGCGCCGCCTCACCGCCCGACGGGGCGTGGTCGTGGTGGTCTCCGACTTCCTCGACGCCCTGCCCGACAACCCCCGGGCCGAGCCGCCGTGGGCCCGCGAGCTGCGCCGGCTCGCCGTCCGCCACCAGGTGCTCGCGGTCGAGGTGACCGACCCACGGGAGTGGGAGCTGCCCGACGTCGGGCTGGTCACGCTCGTCGACCCGGAGACCGGCCGACGCCGTGAGGTGTGGACCGGCGACCCGGCCCTGCGCGAGGCGTACGCCCGGGCGGCGGCCGACCAACGCGACCAGGTACGGCGTCTGCTGCGTCGCTGCGGCGTGGCGCACCTGGCCCTGCGCACCGACCGGGACTGGACCGCCGACATCGTCCGGCACGTGCACGCCCAGCGCCGGTCGGCGCTCGCGCCGTCCCGGGGCGCCCCCGGCGGGCTCGCGCCGTCGGTGGGCGCCCCCGGCGACGGCCGGGGAGGTGGCGCGTGA